In a genomic window of Virgibacillus sp. SK37:
- a CDS encoding MATE family efflux transporter has translation MYVTSSLKEKLKLFSIILIPILITQVSMYMMNIFDTVMSGRASAEDLAGVAIGSSLWVPIFTGVNGILLAITPIIAHLTGAQSNKEISNKVQQGIYLSGALAIVVFIVGAFALNPVLELMDLEPKVRHIAKYYLIALGSGLIPLFIFNTLRCFIDALGQTRMSMVIILISLPLNLLFNYVFIFGKFGVPAFGGIGAGIATTITYWLVCIIAVGVVYRVAPFRKFYVFSNWIKPSIQAWGEQLKIGVPIGVAMFFETSIFSAVTLLMSVYSTYTIAAHQAAINFASLLYMIPLSVGMALTIAIGFELGGQRLKDARIYGYIGISGGLFIALFAGAVLYVTRDWVAELYNSNPEVIELTKHFINYAIFFQLADAFGAPIQGALRGYKDVNVTLILALISYWVIGLPVGWVLANYTSLEPFGYWVGIIVGLSCGAIALLARLFHIQKHYTNKVFSQT, from the coding sequence ATGTATGTTACCTCAAGTTTAAAAGAGAAGTTAAAGCTTTTTAGCATTATATTGATTCCTATCCTGATTACACAGGTTAGCATGTATATGATGAATATTTTTGACACAGTCATGTCAGGAAGGGCAAGTGCAGAGGATTTGGCTGGTGTTGCGATCGGTTCCAGCCTATGGGTGCCTATTTTCACAGGGGTTAATGGGATATTATTAGCGATCACTCCCATCATTGCCCATTTAACCGGAGCCCAGTCCAATAAAGAGATTTCCAATAAGGTACAGCAAGGCATCTATTTATCCGGAGCATTGGCCATAGTAGTATTTATTGTCGGAGCATTTGCATTAAATCCTGTCCTTGAACTTATGGATCTCGAACCAAAAGTCCGTCACATTGCAAAATATTATTTAATTGCCCTTGGTTCTGGTCTAATCCCACTTTTCATATTTAATACATTGCGTTGTTTTATAGATGCTCTTGGACAAACAAGAATGTCCATGGTTATTATCTTAATTTCTTTACCGTTGAATCTGCTATTTAATTATGTTTTTATATTCGGTAAGTTTGGCGTCCCTGCTTTTGGTGGAATTGGGGCTGGAATTGCTACAACGATTACATACTGGCTTGTTTGTATTATTGCTGTCGGAGTCGTTTATCGAGTTGCGCCTTTTCGCAAATTCTATGTGTTTTCCAACTGGATTAAGCCATCCATTCAAGCATGGGGAGAGCAGCTTAAAATTGGTGTTCCAATTGGAGTGGCAATGTTTTTCGAGACGAGTATTTTTTCAGCAGTCACATTATTAATGAGTGTTTATAGTACGTATACAATTGCTGCTCATCAGGCGGCTATTAATTTTGCTTCCTTACTTTATATGATTCCATTAAGTGTTGGTATGGCATTAACCATCGCAATTGGTTTTGAATTGGGGGGACAACGATTAAAGGATGCCAGAATTTATGGATATATAGGCATCAGTGGTGGCCTTTTCATTGCCTTATTTGCAGGGGCGGTGTTATATGTAACAAGAGATTGGGTAGCTGAATTATATAATTCCAATCCAGAAGTAATTGAGCTAACAAAACATTTCATTAATTATGCGATCTTCTTCCAATTAGCAGACGCATTTGGTGCGCCTATTCAAGGAGCATTACGAGGATATAAAGATGTGAATGTGACGCTAATATTAGCACTGATTTCCTATTGGGTTATAGGACTGCCTGTCGGCTGGGTTTTGGCAAACTACACCTCATTGGAGCCATTTGGATACTGGGTTGGGATCATTGTCGGCTTAAGTTGTGGGGCGATCGCTTTATTAGCACGGTTGTTTCACATACAAAAACATTATACTAATAAGGTATTCTCCCAGACATAA
- a CDS encoding undecaprenyldiphospho-muramoylpentapeptide beta-N-acetylglucosaminyltransferase: protein MKNKRILFTGGGTAGHVIVNLALIPKYQEQGWEIDYIGSYDGIERKLIGQLEGVTYHPISTGKLRRYISKENMKDPFKVIKGILQAASFIGKRKPSVIFSKGGFVSVPVVLAAKLRGVPVIIHESDFTPGLANKIAIPFAKKVLATFPETMQYLPEKKAEYVGAVIREELFKGDREAGLKFAGLTKEKPVLLIMGGSGGAKKINETVRAALPELLNTFQIIHLCGQGKVDASVEAEGYAQFEYINEELKDIFAATDYILSRAGSNAIFEFLALRIPMLLVPLSRQASRGDQIINAKSFAEKRYARVVEEENLNEETLINEVNQLREMAPVMVDHMKEFKSEKARDRVMEIIGEVQK from the coding sequence ATGAAAAATAAACGAATTCTCTTTACTGGTGGAGGGACTGCCGGTCACGTTATTGTTAATCTGGCACTTATTCCAAAGTATCAGGAACAAGGATGGGAAATTGATTATATAGGGTCATATGATGGTATTGAAAGGAAATTGATTGGGCAATTAGAAGGAGTAACCTATCATCCGATTTCTACGGGAAAGCTCAGACGTTATATTTCCAAGGAAAATATGAAAGATCCTTTTAAAGTTATAAAAGGTATTTTGCAGGCTGCCAGTTTCATTGGAAAAAGAAAACCAAGCGTTATCTTTTCTAAAGGCGGATTTGTTTCTGTCCCAGTAGTACTTGCAGCCAAGCTTCGTGGGGTACCGGTAATTATTCACGAGTCGGATTTCACACCTGGTCTCGCCAATAAAATAGCTATACCATTCGCGAAAAAAGTGCTGGCAACTTTCCCGGAAACGATGCAATACTTGCCGGAAAAAAAGGCAGAGTATGTAGGGGCAGTCATTCGTGAAGAGTTGTTCAAAGGTGATCGAGAGGCAGGTTTAAAATTTGCCGGCCTGACGAAAGAGAAGCCAGTCCTATTAATTATGGGGGGAAGCGGTGGTGCGAAAAAAATAAACGAAACAGTAAGAGCAGCACTACCTGAACTTCTGAATACCTTCCAGATTATTCACCTTTGTGGACAGGGGAAGGTTGATGCATCTGTAGAAGCAGAGGGGTATGCACAATTTGAATATATTAATGAAGAATTAAAAGATATATTTGCTGCGACAGATTATATTTTATCCCGGGCAGGTTCGAATGCCATCTTTGAATTCCTTGCACTAAGGATTCCCATGCTGCTTGTACCACTATCCAGACAAGCGAGTAGGGGAGACCAAATTATTAACGCCAAATCATTTGCAGAAAAACGTTATGCCCGGGTGGTGGAGGAAGAGAACCTAAATGAAGAAACCCTAATTAATGAAGTTAACCAGTTGAGAGAAATGGCCCCTGTAATGGTTGACCATATGAAAGAATTTAAAAGTGAAAAAGCACGGGATCGAGTGATGGAAATTATTGGTGAAGTGCAGAAATAA
- a CDS encoding Ger(x)C family spore germination protein, producing the protein MRRKQMMVILLFVSTCTILTGCLKSYQLEKMGIINARGIDLTDNGDIQTSLILFQFEAEATDITKLVNGTGSTTKGAIDNANMETNFTLDSGKIQFELYGMEAAEKGIMPYLNTLARDPNTPDTMYLAVSKTTAEEVFSVQQSGISMNIGQYLYGVVESSATDRLFPQVPLVKFLSEYHNVGVDPVLPIFNVVEGIPKITSIAAFKEDKLVGELPLKYRDYLNFLVGDMRGGWVEISVPSQPLDKFLNEESANEEKVNATLNILRTKPKIKVTNKDEKKFDVNLEVEADLLEISKRLDLSDPKVLKKLEEEMEKKLVSDYEQLLSQTKELEVDPIGFGKIYRTQVRDKPLTAAKWSAIYPDIEVDFNVKVKIIKHGEIFK; encoded by the coding sequence ATGAGACGGAAACAAATGATGGTTATACTTCTATTTGTCAGCACATGCACCATACTTACTGGCTGCTTGAAGAGCTACCAGCTGGAAAAGATGGGGATTATTAATGCTCGTGGTATTGATCTTACAGATAACGGAGACATCCAAACTTCTTTAATTTTATTTCAATTTGAGGCTGAGGCGACCGATATAACTAAATTAGTAAATGGGACAGGCAGTACCACAAAGGGGGCGATTGATAATGCGAATATGGAAACAAATTTCACGCTTGATTCAGGTAAGATTCAATTTGAACTGTATGGAATGGAGGCAGCCGAGAAAGGGATTATGCCTTATTTGAATACTCTTGCCCGTGATCCCAACACACCTGATACCATGTATTTAGCAGTAAGTAAAACAACAGCCGAGGAGGTTTTTTCCGTTCAGCAAAGTGGAATTTCTATGAATATTGGGCAATACTTATATGGCGTGGTTGAAAGTAGTGCTACAGATAGACTTTTCCCACAGGTCCCTCTTGTTAAGTTTCTGAGCGAATATCACAATGTAGGCGTTGACCCGGTGCTTCCCATATTTAACGTAGTGGAAGGCATTCCGAAAATAACCAGTATTGCAGCATTCAAAGAAGATAAATTAGTTGGGGAGCTTCCTTTAAAGTACCGGGATTATCTCAATTTTCTTGTAGGTGACATGCGCGGAGGTTGGGTAGAGATTTCTGTTCCTAGCCAACCTTTGGATAAGTTTCTTAACGAAGAATCCGCTAACGAAGAAAAGGTTAATGCTACATTAAATATACTTCGTACGAAGCCTAAGATAAAAGTGACGAATAAAGATGAAAAAAAATTCGATGTGAATCTGGAAGTAGAAGCTGATTTATTAGAAATCAGCAAACGGCTCGATCTTAGCGACCCCAAGGTGTTAAAAAAATTGGAGGAAGAAATGGAAAAAAAACTGGTATCTGATTACGAGCAGTTGCTGTCACAAACAAAGGAGCTTGAAGTTGACCCGATAGGTTTTGGCAAGATTTACAGAACCCAAGTAAGGGATAAGCCGCTGACCGCGGCAAAATGGAGTGCCATATATCCGGATATTGAAGTAGATTTCAATGTAAAGGTAAAAATAATTAAACATGGAGAAATTTTTAAATAG
- a CDS encoding GerAB/ArcD/ProY family transporter — MDINNTVPSYIKIRAFYLFFIITTMQLGVGIMGAPSHIFHFAKQDSWISILIGGVYILLTVSVMIFILKQYENADIFGIQVDVFGKWIGKLLGSLYVLYFGFALITVLVTYIEVIQIFLHPTLATYLPAILIMLLIVYAVLGGVRIIVGVCFLFFIFTQWILLLLYDPISRMDWTQFLPMFVTPLPDLLQGAKGSIFTLGGFEILFLIYPFIQNKEKIKLPVFLGIGYSVLILLLTTIISIGYFGLQGLGDIEFSVLSFFKSVSFSFVERVDYLVVMEWLMIVLPNNILVMWGITYGMKRLYRIPQKTTLYIVAVITIVTVSFIKYDYVILKMTDIVSNFGLWLVYVYPYILLPLVLLKKRTKKGKGVAKP, encoded by the coding sequence ATGGATATAAACAATACGGTGCCATCCTATATTAAAATACGGGCCTTTTATTTGTTCTTTATAATCACGACAATGCAGCTTGGGGTTGGCATCATGGGGGCACCTTCCCATATATTTCATTTCGCCAAGCAGGACTCCTGGATCTCAATTCTAATTGGTGGTGTATACATTCTTCTTACTGTATCCGTTATGATTTTTATCCTCAAACAATATGAGAATGCAGATATTTTTGGTATCCAGGTAGATGTTTTCGGAAAGTGGATTGGTAAACTCCTTGGCAGCCTTTATGTCCTCTATTTCGGGTTTGCGTTAATCACTGTACTTGTTACTTACATTGAGGTAATACAAATATTTTTGCATCCCACTCTGGCAACATATTTACCCGCCATCCTTATCATGTTACTGATTGTTTATGCTGTGCTTGGGGGAGTGCGCATTATTGTCGGTGTTTGCTTTTTATTTTTTATCTTTACCCAATGGATCTTATTGCTGCTTTATGACCCAATAAGCAGAATGGATTGGACACAATTCCTTCCCATGTTTGTTACCCCCCTACCAGACCTGTTACAGGGAGCAAAAGGAAGTATATTTACACTAGGTGGATTTGAAATACTATTTCTTATTTACCCGTTTATCCAAAACAAAGAAAAAATCAAATTGCCTGTTTTTCTTGGTATTGGTTATTCGGTTCTTATCCTTTTACTTACCACTATCATCAGCATTGGTTATTTTGGCTTGCAAGGGTTAGGTGATATTGAATTCTCGGTATTGAGTTTTTTCAAAAGTGTCTCATTTAGCTTTGTTGAACGGGTCGACTATTTGGTGGTTATGGAATGGTTGATGATTGTACTTCCTAATAACATCCTTGTTATGTGGGGCATCACTTATGGAATGAAGCGGCTCTATCGCATCCCGCAAAAAACCACGTTATATATCGTGGCTGTGATTACAATCGTAACAGTAAGCTTTATAAAATACGATTATGTCATTTTAAAAATGACAGACATTGTGAGCAATTTTGGCTTGTGGCTCGTTTATGTTTATCCGTATATTTTATTACCTCTTGTCCTCTTGAAGAAAAGAACGAAGAAAGGAAAAGGAGTTGCTAAACCATGA